The following proteins are encoded in a genomic region of Coffea eugenioides isolate CCC68of chromosome 6, Ceug_1.0, whole genome shotgun sequence:
- the LOC113774191 gene encoding uncharacterized protein LOC113774191, which produces MQSKEAKEKVDLAVAKWMIDASIPFNASISAYYQTMFDVACSFGADYKAPNFYALCGYLLTKNVKQVKNFVNSFHTTWKETGFDASDASKTAEMLYKLFREVVLFVGVKNVVHFVTDNAANYVAAGRLLEREFPTLYWSSCAAHCLNLMLHDMGKLDGHRHATSGLLDVIERYSYANPDLMSNLIGEMRLFRKAKGDFGRVSAIRDRDVMLPDEWWTCYGSTAPNLQKLAIRVLSQTCSASGCERKWNLFEHIHSKKRNRLEHQRLNDLVYVHYNLRLNQRNARGRNYDPIDFEDFSASETWILDDEPSQLTSAELESFKNEIATFAISRQSDETLNLDNLDTGDEDETNNEENVERNDLNAGCDVNELGGTEFGRSWEPWA; this is translated from the exons ATGCAAAGCAAAGAAGCTAAAGAGAAGGTTGACTTGGCAGTTGCGAAGTGGATGATTGATGCTTCCATCCCCTTCAATGCATCAATCTCTGCATATTATCAAACAATGTTTGATGTTGCTTGTTCTTTTGGAGCTGATTACAAAGCGCCTAATTTCTATGCTTTGTGTGGCTATTTATTGACAAAAAATGTTAAGCAAGTTAAGAATTTTGTTAATAGCTTTCATACAACTTGGAAAGAAACTGGAT TTGATGCCTCGGATGCTTCTAAGACTGCAGAGATGTTGTATAAGCTGTTTAGAGAAGTGGTTTTATTTGTTGGGGTGAAAAATGTGGTACACTTCGTCACTGACAATGCTGCCAATTATGTTGCTGCTGGAAGATTATTAGAAAGGGAATTTCCAACACTTTATTGGTCTTCATGTGCTGCTCATTGCCTAAATTTGATGTTGCATGATATGGGCAAGTTAGATGGG CATAGGCACGCAACATCAGGACTTTTGGATGTGATTGAGAGATATTCTTATGCAAATCCTGATTTGATGAGTAATTTGATCGGAGAGATGAGATTATTTCGTAAAGCTAAAGGTGATTTTGGTAGAGTTTCTGCTATACGAGATCGTGATGTCATGCTTCCAG ATGAATGGTGGACATGTTATGGTAGCACTGCACCTAATTTGCAAAAACTAGCTATACGTGTTCTAAGCCAAACTTGCAGTGCTTCTGGCTGTGAAAGGAAATGGAATTTATTTGAGCATATCCACTCAAAGAAGAGAAATAGATTGGAGCATCAAAGACTAAATGATTTGGTTTATGTACACTACAATTTAAGATTAAATCAAAG AAATGCAAGGGGTAGAAATTATGATCCTATTGATTTTGAGGACTTCAGCGCCAGTGAAACTTGGATTTTGGATGATGAACCTTCACAGTTAACTTCAGCTGAATTAGAAAGTTTTAAGAATGAAATAGCTACATTTGCTATCAGCCGACAAAGTG ATGAAACTCTAAATTTGGATAATTTGGACACTGGAGATGAAGATGAGACCAATAATGAAGAGAATGTTGAAAGAAATGATCTTAACGCCGGCTGTGATGTAAACGAACTTGGTGGTACTGAATTTGGCAGAAGTTGGGAACCATGGGCATAA